The segment CGGCTGCGGGTGTTTGACCAGGCGACCCGGCGGCAAGCGCAGCGCGACCGGCGGCGGCCGCAGAAGCGCGGCGCACCGTCCGCGGACCGCGGCTGGACCCGCGCCGGGTTGTACGACCGTGGCCGCACTCGTTGACACGAACATTCTCGTCTACCGTCACGACCCGCGCTTTCCGGAGAAACAGCGGGTCGCGACGGAACTCCTGCGCCGAGGCATCGCGGAGGATTCGATTCGCGTCCCCCACCAGGCGATCGTCGAGTTCGTCGCCGCCGTCACCCGCGTCAAGCTCCGCGGGCGGGCGCTCCTCACACCCGACGAGGCGCGGCGGGAAGCCGAAGAGATGCTGCTCCAGTTCGAGGTGCTGTACCCGAACGACGCGCTGGTACGACTGGCCCTGCGCGGCGCGGCCGCATATCAGTTCGGGTGGTTCGACGCGCACCTGTGGGCGTATGCCGAGATCTTCGGCCTGAGCGAGCTGTACTCTGAGGATTTCCAGCATGGGCGGCTGTACGGCAGCGTGAGGATCACCGACCCGTTCCGGTAGCCTCATGGCCCGCCACGTCCGGCATCACATGGTCGCCT is part of the Gemmatimonadales bacterium genome and harbors:
- a CDS encoding PIN domain-containing protein; the protein is MAALVDTNILVYRHDPRFPEKQRVATELLRRGIAEDSIRVPHQAIVEFVAAVTRVKLRGRALLTPDEARREAEEMLLQFEVLYPNDALVRLALRGAAAYQFGWFDAHLWAYAEIFGLSELYSEDFQHGRLYGSVRITDPFR